From Brucella anthropi ATCC 49188:
CAGGAACAATGACCGTATTACTTGAGCCGTTCAGTTATAGCTACATGCTGAATGCGATGTGGGTTTCGGCGCTGGTGGGCGGGGTATGTGCCTTTCTTTCGGCTTATCTCATGCTGAAAGGCTGGTCGCTGATTGGCGACGCTCTATCCCATTCCATCGTCCCTGGCGTTGCGGGTGCTTATATGCTTGGCCTCCCCTTCTCCATCGGCGCATTTTTCTCTGGCGGTCTCGCCGCAGCAGCGATGCTCTTTCTCAACCAACGTACAAAGCTGAAGGAAGATGCTATCATCGGTCTGATCTTCTCGTCATTCTTCGGACTTGGCCTCTTCATGATCTCGTTGAAGCCGACGGCCGTCAGCATTCAGACCATCGTTCTCGGCAATATCCTCGCCATCACACCGGAAGATACTCTACAACTGGCAATCATCGGCTTCGTTTCCCTGTCGCTACTTCTTTTAAAGTGGAAAGATCTGATGGTAGTGTTCTTCGATGAAAACCATGCGCGTTCGATCGGTCTCAAGCCCAATCTGTTGAAGATCATGTTCTTCACATTGCTGTCGGCATCGACTGTCGCCGCGATGCAGACGGTTGGTGCCTTTCTCGTCATCTGTATGGTGGTAACGCCCGGTGCAACCGCATATCTACTGACAGACCGGTTTTCGCGACTGCTTTGGATTGCTGTTGCTATCGGCTCCGTCACAAGCTTCTCAGGAGCCTATGTAAGCTATTTTCTGGACGGTGCGACGGGAGGCATCATCGTGGTTCTCCAGACGCTTGTCTTCCTCAGTGTATTTCTGCTTGCTCCAAAGCATGGGCTGCTGGCCGCACGCCGCAAAGCGGCAATCGCTCTAAGGGAATTCCAGCAATGACCATTCTGGATATGCTGGCCTCACCGTTTCAGTTCGAGTTCATGCGCTATGCACTGGCTATTTCCGTGCTCATCGCGATACCAACAGCATTGCTGTCGTGCTTTCTGGTCCTCAAGGGCTGGTCATTGATGGGTGACGCTATCAGCCACGCGGTTCTTCCGGGTGTCGTTGTCGCCTATATTATCGGAATACCCTTCGGTATCGGAGCCTTCGTAGCGGGCATGGCCTGCGCCCTTGCAACCGGCTACCTCACCGAAAACAGCCGCATCAAGCAGGATACGGTGATGGGCATCGTATTCTCCGGCATGTTCGGTCTTGGCCTGGTTCTTTATGTTGCGATCCGCTCGACAGTGCATCTCGATCATATCCTGTTCGGCGACATGCTCGGAATAACATTGTCCGACCTCATCGAAACGGCCATTATCGCCGCACTGACCGCTGGCATTCTTGTCGTCAAATGGCGCGACTTCCTGCTGCACGCTTTCGATCCGGCGCAAGCCAGAGCCGTCGGTTTACCGGTCCGCCTGCTGCATTACGGTTTGCTTTGCCTGATTTCGCTAACGATTGTCGGCGTTTTGAAGGCCGTAGGCATCATTCTGGCTATCGGCATGTTGATTGCGCCCGGTGCAATTGCGTTTCTGCTCACACGCAAATTCAGCACCATGATGCTGCTCGCCGTAACAATTGCGGTCACCGCATCCTTCTTCGGTGTCTATCTGGCTTTTTTCATCGACAGCGCGCCCGCTCCAACAATCGTTCTGCTAATGACCGCAATGTTTCTCGCCGCGTTCATCTACTCTTCCCGGAGAAATGCCAAGTTCGAAGAACGTGCAGAAGAAGTTTGACTGAACGCTTCATAACAAGCTGGGTCCTGTACACTCTCTCCGTCAGACCTGCTTGCGTGCGACGTGGACAGCTTTGCAAAGCTGTCCACGTCTTCGTCTTTACGTCATACAGCTGTTATAAATTCTCGCTAAATAGCGCCTAGACGACGTTCCAAAATGGAACTGAAGATAGTTTTTTCAGCGCAATTTCACTTTTGCGGCTTGTCGAGGTGGCTTAAAGATGCTTCAATCCAATTTGCACGGCTGTGCAGAAAAAATAAAATCAGCCGGCGATCCTGGGGAGGAGACGCTTATGCCAGCGTTTTTGGAGGTGGCGGACGCGCGCGTTCGTTATGGCAACAATGAAGTTCTCAAAGGCGTAAATCTATCCGTCAAGAAGGGTGAGTTCGTCGCGCTTCTCGGCTCGTCTGGGTGCGGCAAGACAACCCTGCTGCGTGCGATTGCAGGCTTCAACATGCCGTCCAACGGCGCGATCCGTGTAGACGGCAGAGACGTCACCAAATTGCCCCCAGATAAACGCGGAATGGCCCTTGTCTTCCAGTCTTACGCGCTCTGGCCGCATATGACTGTCGCGCAGAACATGGGTTATGGTCTGCGTATTCGTGGCACGACGAAGGAGACCATCAAGCAGAAGGTTGATGAAGTTGCTCGCCTGCTGGGGCTGGAAGCTTTGCTGGAGCGCAAACCTGCCGCCCTTTCCGGCGGACAACGCCAGCGCGTCGCCCTCGGGCGCGCCCTCGCCATTCAGCCTGACATCCTGCTTCTCGATGAGCCGCTCTCCAATCTCGATGCACGCATCAGACTATCGGTTCGCCATGAGATCAGCGCTTTGCAGCGCCGTCTCGGCATTACAGCTGTTCACGTAACGCATGACCGGGAAGAAGCCATGGTCATGGCCGACCGTATCGTCATTCTCAATAATGGCGAAATTGCACAGGCAGGCGCTCCAGAAGAAGTTTACAACCACCCCGCCTCGGATTTCGTCGCGGCATTTATGGGCGCTGAGAATCTGATCGAAGTACCAATCCAGATCAAAGCCGACCGTATCGAGATCGCGGCAGGCGCCAACAACAAGGCGAGCACGATTTCGGCAGGACGCCGAAATCTGTCCGATGGCATGGCATCGGCTCGTTTCCGCAGCGAAGCAGCCTGTCTCACCAAGCCGGGAGTTGATCGGAACTCCCCGACGTCCGAATTAGCCCTCAACGGCACGGTGGAGCAGACCAGCTATCCCGGTGGCCTCTGGAGACACATGATCCGCGTCGGGGATCGGCACATCATGGTCGACGCTCAGGAAAGCCATCAGCCCGGCGCCAATGTTGAAATCCACATACCTGAACACGCCCTGTTTCTGTTCGACAAATAGTCAGGCGCCTGCCGTCTTTTCGTCAGTGTGCTGATGATGCGTCATTGAGTTAATGGGAGACTAGAGATCAACGAAATACGCAATTCACGTTGGACTTGATCGTGCACAGCTGTGCACATTGACCTCGCCGTCTTTCCCGCACCAAAACGGGGCACCCCGTTTCAAGATCGTTTTCACGGGCATTTTCGTGCCCGTGAATGACACCATTCCCGATAGACGCCACTGGATGCACTGCATCTGCTTTCAATCAAAAGACCGGAAATCCCGGTTTCATACAGGAGTCCTTTTCATGAGAACTATCCTGAACGCGGCAATGGCAATTGGTCTCACCGTTGCACCCGCCACCGCCGATGAGCTTACCGTCATCACGGCAGGTGACCAGAACATGGTTGACTATATCAATCAGTATCTCGGACCGTTGTTCGAGAAGGAAAATCCCGGAACGACCGTTCGCGTTGTGGGAACAGGTCCCGGCGATGCGGGTTCGCAGAAGGTTCTCGAGCGTTTCGAAGCCCAGTCCAAGGCTGGCGTGGAAAAATGGGACACCGACGTCGCCGTCGTCCACGAGAAATTCGTCGGACCGATGGTAACGGCGAAGTTCCTCGAAAATTATCGCGGCAAAATCGACAGCGGTAAGCTGGTGACGCGCGATAATGCGAAAATGGCGCTCGGTACGGATGTCGACGGCTACGTCATGCCGATGTTCAACAGCCAGACCGCACTTGCCTACAATCCTGCACTCGTTGCCAATCCGCCAAAGAGTTATGACGAGCTCGTCGCATGGGCCAAGGAAAACCCAAAGCAATTCGGCTATAACGGCATCAAGGGTGGCGCATCGGGCGTGAGCTTTGTTATGGGCTGGATCTATGCTTATGGTGGCGACGCAGACAAGCTGATGAAGGGTCCATTCGAAGAGGGCGAAGCGAAGAACTGGGACAAGGCGTTTGCCTCGCTAAAGGACTTTACAAAGAACGCCACCCTCACCCCAGGCAATGCAGGCACGCTCGACATGTTGAGCCGTGGCGAAATCGCGATGGGACCAGTATGGGTGGACATGTTCTATTCGTGGAAGGCGAATGGACAGCTTCCGCCGGAAATGAAACTTGTCCTACCAGCTCCCGGCATGCCCGGTCAGCCGATGCATTATGTGATCCCGGAAAAAAGCGCGCATAAGGAACTGGCCGAAAAATTTGTCGCATTGGCGACGAGCCCGAAAGTGCAGGCCGAAGGTATCGTGAAGCGCTTCAACTGGTATCCGGGCATCGATGCCGACCATGTCAAGGCAGAGCTGGACGGCGACACCTGGAAAAAGCTCTTCACCGACATTTCGCCGGACGAGCTTGCTAAATACGGCAAGCCTTTCCCGATCGCACCTTATAACACTGCGATTCTGGAAGCTTATGAGCGTCAGGTCGGCAATTAAGCTCAACAATCCTGCCTTCTATTGGAGCGCTTTGACGAACTTGGTTACATGCAAAGCGCCCCGATGTTGATGCCGGATATGCAATCAAGGCACCACGAGCGTGTCCGGCACTCCACATTGTCATGAGGTTTCGAATGTCGCATCGACTGACAGGTATTCTTCTTGTCGCGCCCGCACTGGCGATCGTCCTATTACTGTTCATCGTACCGCTTTTCGGAGCGATCACCGGAGCTTTCAATGTTTCCGGGGAATGGGGAACCGGCAATTTCACCAAAGCATTCGAACTTTATTCCAGCGACATCATCTTCACCTTTGTCATCGTTACACTGTCGTCCCTGCTGATTGCGTTATTCTCTATCGCCATCGGCGGTTACCTGACGCTCGGCTCCAACCCGCGCGCTGTCACTGTCCTGCGCTGGCTCTATCGCTGGCCGCTTTTCATCCCCTTCATCGTGGTTGGTCAGATACTTCGCACCTTCCTAGCCAAAAACGGGTTGATGAACAGCCTGCTCATTGAAACTGGGCTCCTAACCCCACTGCAGGCAATGAGCTTTCTCGACTGGCGTGGCATCGTCATTGCATTCGTCTGGAAACAGACGCCATTCGTCACCTTGCTACTGGCAGGTGCCATGGCATCCATCGATCGCAGCACGATTGAATCCGCTCGCAATCTTGGTGCCGGGCGGCTGCGCATTCTCATTGAGATTGTTCTGCCGCAAGTCCGCCAAACGCTGCTCGTGGGGTTGATACTGAGCTTTGTCACCATGATGTCCGTCTTGTCCGTTCCTTTGATGATCAACGCCCAATCACCAACGATGATCACGGCAAACATGGCATTCCGTATCAATGCTTATGGGGATTACGGCGTCGCAAATGCATTGGGTACGATCTCGCTCCTCATGACCAGCCTCGTCGCCTGGGTTTACCTGCGCCAGACCATGAAGGAACACGGCCAATGAGCAACATCATCGACTGGCGCTGGATACCGCGTGGCATATTGCTTGGTCTGCTCGCCTTCGCGATTTTCGGGCCGCTCGCCAACCTGCTTCTGTGGGCTGTAGCTGAGCGTTGGTATTTCCCATACACACTGCCGCTTCAGTATGGTTTCTCTTTCTGGGCGAATGTGTTTTCGCCTCGCGGCAATGCGCTCTCGTCACTTGGCACAAGCGTTCTTATTGCAGGCCTGACAGTGATCGTTTCACTCGGCCTTGCCATTCCCGCCGGTTATGCTCTGGCACGCCTGAAACTGCCGTTTCGCGGGCTGATCCTACTGACGCTGCTGATCCCGCAAGCTTTTCCAAACCTGCCCGTTTACGTAAACATCGCGCAGATGTTCTACTCTTTCGGCCTGAATGGTACGATCACAGGCGTCGTTCTGGTGCATGTCACTCATGGTCTGGTCTATGCCGTCTGGATCGCCACGGCAGCGTTTTCGGCAATTGATCGGGAGCTTGAAGAAGCGGCGCGCTCAATGGGCGCTTCCGCCCTCAAGACATTCTTCGACATCACCCTGCCAATAGCCGCACCGGGTTTGCTTGCAAGCGCGATCTTTGTCTTTCTTGAATCGCTCGATGAGTTTACCGGCACTTATTTCGTTGGCGCCCCTGATATTTCCACCCTGCCCTTGCTGCTTTATACAGCGAGTTCCGGCGG
This genomic window contains:
- a CDS encoding metal ABC transporter permease translates to MTVLLEPFSYSYMLNAMWVSALVGGVCAFLSAYLMLKGWSLIGDALSHSIVPGVAGAYMLGLPFSIGAFFSGGLAAAAMLFLNQRTKLKEDAIIGLIFSSFFGLGLFMISLKPTAVSIQTIVLGNILAITPEDTLQLAIIGFVSLSLLLLKWKDLMVVFFDENHARSIGLKPNLLKIMFFTLLSASTVAAMQTVGAFLVICMVVTPGATAYLLTDRFSRLLWIAVAIGSVTSFSGAYVSYFLDGATGGIIVVLQTLVFLSVFLLAPKHGLLAARRKAAIALREFQQ
- a CDS encoding metal ABC transporter permease — encoded protein: MTILDMLASPFQFEFMRYALAISVLIAIPTALLSCFLVLKGWSLMGDAISHAVLPGVVVAYIIGIPFGIGAFVAGMACALATGYLTENSRIKQDTVMGIVFSGMFGLGLVLYVAIRSTVHLDHILFGDMLGITLSDLIETAIIAALTAGILVVKWRDFLLHAFDPAQARAVGLPVRLLHYGLLCLISLTIVGVLKAVGIILAIGMLIAPGAIAFLLTRKFSTMMLLAVTIAVTASFFGVYLAFFIDSAPAPTIVLLMTAMFLAAFIYSSRRNAKFEERAEEV
- a CDS encoding ABC transporter ATP-binding protein, which encodes MPAFLEVADARVRYGNNEVLKGVNLSVKKGEFVALLGSSGCGKTTLLRAIAGFNMPSNGAIRVDGRDVTKLPPDKRGMALVFQSYALWPHMTVAQNMGYGLRIRGTTKETIKQKVDEVARLLGLEALLERKPAALSGGQRQRVALGRALAIQPDILLLDEPLSNLDARIRLSVRHEISALQRRLGITAVHVTHDREEAMVMADRIVILNNGEIAQAGAPEEVYNHPASDFVAAFMGAENLIEVPIQIKADRIEIAAGANNKASTISAGRRNLSDGMASARFRSEAACLTKPGVDRNSPTSELALNGTVEQTSYPGGLWRHMIRVGDRHIMVDAQESHQPGANVEIHIPEHALFLFDK
- a CDS encoding ABC transporter substrate-binding protein — encoded protein: MRTILNAAMAIGLTVAPATADELTVITAGDQNMVDYINQYLGPLFEKENPGTTVRVVGTGPGDAGSQKVLERFEAQSKAGVEKWDTDVAVVHEKFVGPMVTAKFLENYRGKIDSGKLVTRDNAKMALGTDVDGYVMPMFNSQTALAYNPALVANPPKSYDELVAWAKENPKQFGYNGIKGGASGVSFVMGWIYAYGGDADKLMKGPFEEGEAKNWDKAFASLKDFTKNATLTPGNAGTLDMLSRGEIAMGPVWVDMFYSWKANGQLPPEMKLVLPAPGMPGQPMHYVIPEKSAHKELAEKFVALATSPKVQAEGIVKRFNWYPGIDADHVKAELDGDTWKKLFTDISPDELAKYGKPFPIAPYNTAILEAYERQVGN
- a CDS encoding ABC transporter permease, with translation MSHRLTGILLVAPALAIVLLLFIVPLFGAITGAFNVSGEWGTGNFTKAFELYSSDIIFTFVIVTLSSLLIALFSIAIGGYLTLGSNPRAVTVLRWLYRWPLFIPFIVVGQILRTFLAKNGLMNSLLIETGLLTPLQAMSFLDWRGIVIAFVWKQTPFVTLLLAGAMASIDRSTIESARNLGAGRLRILIEIVLPQVRQTLLVGLILSFVTMMSVLSVPLMINAQSPTMITANMAFRINAYGDYGVANALGTISLLMTSLVAWVYLRQTMKEHGQ
- a CDS encoding ABC transporter permease → MSNIIDWRWIPRGILLGLLAFAIFGPLANLLLWAVAERWYFPYTLPLQYGFSFWANVFSPRGNALSSLGTSVLIAGLTVIVSLGLAIPAGYALARLKLPFRGLILLTLLIPQAFPNLPVYVNIAQMFYSFGLNGTITGVVLVHVTHGLVYAVWIATAAFSAIDRELEEAARSMGASALKTFFDITLPIAAPGLLASAIFVFLESLDEFTGTYFVGAPDISTLPLLLYTASSGGNYQIASISALILLVPSIAFMFVVERFLRADVLSKVGR